One region of Chlamydia psittaci 6BC genomic DNA includes:
- the hemB gene encoding porphobilinogen synthase, producing MSSLALSRRPRRNRRTEAIRDLVSETSLLPQDFICPFFVKEGKNIREEIESLTGVYRWSIDLLLKEIERLCSLGLRAVILFPVIPSHLKDAYGSYSSNPKNILCKSIYEVKKAFPNLCVISDIALDPYTTHGHDGIIDRGEVLNDESVRIFGNIATLHAEMGADVVAPSDMMDGRVAHIRSKLDQAGWTQTLILSYSVKYASALYNPFRDALGSHLQSGDKRNYQMNPKNVLEALLECSLDEQEGADMLMIKPAGLYLDVLHRVKNSTTLPLAAYQVSGEYAMIAAASTMGWLDREKIVYESLIAIKRAGADMIISYATPLILEMIASSRV from the coding sequence ATGAGCTCATTAGCGTTGAGTCGACGACCTCGTAGAAATAGAAGAACTGAGGCAATTCGTGATTTGGTATCTGAAACTTCTTTATTACCTCAGGATTTCATCTGTCCTTTTTTTGTTAAGGAAGGAAAAAACATACGTGAGGAAATAGAAAGTCTTACAGGTGTGTATAGATGGAGTATAGATCTTCTTTTAAAAGAGATCGAAAGGTTGTGTTCTTTGGGGTTAAGAGCTGTGATTCTTTTTCCCGTCATTCCGAGTCATCTTAAAGATGCTTACGGTTCATACTCTTCTAATCCTAAAAATATTCTATGTAAGAGCATCTATGAAGTAAAAAAAGCTTTTCCTAACTTGTGTGTAATCAGCGACATTGCTTTAGATCCTTATACCACTCATGGTCATGACGGTATTATTGATCGTGGGGAAGTATTGAATGATGAGAGCGTGCGTATATTCGGTAACATAGCTACGTTGCATGCTGAGATGGGCGCTGATGTTGTAGCTCCGAGTGATATGATGGACGGCAGGGTAGCTCATATCCGCTCGAAGTTAGATCAAGCAGGATGGACTCAAACCTTAATTCTCTCTTATAGCGTTAAGTATGCTTCTGCTTTGTATAATCCTTTTCGAGATGCTTTAGGATCTCATTTGCAATCAGGAGATAAACGCAATTATCAGATGAATCCTAAAAATGTTTTAGAAGCTTTACTAGAGTGTTCTTTAGATGAGCAAGAGGGCGCTGATATGCTCATGATAAAACCCGCAGGATTATATCTTGATGTGTTGCATCGAGTGAAAAATAGTACAACATTACCCTTAGCAGCCTATCAAGTCAGTGGTGAATATGCTATGATAGCAGCAGCTTCTACTATGGGGTGGTTGGATAGAGAAAAGATAGTGTATGAATCTTTGATAGCGATAAAACGCGCAGGAGCCGACATGATCATTTCTTACGCAACTCCGTTAATTTTAGAAATGATAGCTTCTTCGAGAGTGTAA
- a CDS encoding Na(+)-translocating NADH-quinone reductase subunit A, which produces MKIAITRGLDLSLQGSPKESGFLKRIDPALVSVDLRPYSALTLKLKVEQGQAISSGSPVAEYKNFPGVFITSPVSGTVQEIRRGDKRSLLDVVIKKNPGQNLTEYSYDLSKLSRQELLEIFKKEGLFALFKQRPFDIPALPTHHPRDVFINLADNRPFTPSTEKHLSVFSSREEGFYVFNVGVRAIAKLFGLCPHIISTDRLAIPEKDLKSIAHLHKITGPYPSGSPSTHIHYIAPITSEKDVVFTISFQEVLAIGHLFLKGRILNEQVVALAGSGLKPSLRRYVITTRGADFQSLLPLDEIASDQVSLISGDPLTGRLCDKEHLPCLGMRDATISVIPNPQKRQAFNFLRLGINKPTLTRTYLSGFLKRKHTYMDPDTNLHGETRPIIDTEIYDKVMAMKIPVVPLIKSVITKNFELACMLGFLEVCPEDFALPTFIDPSKTEMLTIIKEALKHYAKETGILNPENTADTE; this is translated from the coding sequence ATGAAAATTGCGATTACTCGGGGTTTAGATCTATCTTTGCAAGGGTCTCCTAAAGAGTCTGGGTTTTTAAAAAGAATCGACCCTGCTCTAGTTTCTGTAGACCTGCGCCCATATTCTGCCTTAACTTTAAAGCTTAAGGTAGAACAGGGTCAGGCTATTTCTTCAGGATCACCGGTTGCGGAATATAAAAACTTCCCGGGAGTGTTTATTACATCTCCCGTTTCTGGAACTGTACAAGAAATACGTAGAGGAGATAAGCGGTCTCTTTTAGATGTAGTTATCAAAAAAAACCCAGGGCAAAATCTAACAGAATACTCTTACGATTTATCCAAATTATCACGACAAGAACTGTTAGAAATCTTTAAAAAAGAAGGGCTATTCGCGCTTTTTAAACAACGTCCCTTTGATATTCCAGCCTTACCTACGCATCATCCTAGGGATGTCTTCATCAACTTAGCTGATAACCGTCCTTTCACTCCATCTACAGAAAAACATCTTTCCGTCTTTTCTTCCAGAGAAGAAGGATTTTACGTTTTCAATGTAGGAGTTCGAGCTATAGCCAAACTTTTTGGTTTATGCCCACATATTATTTCTACTGATAGACTAGCGATTCCTGAAAAAGACTTAAAATCCATCGCACATTTACATAAAATCACAGGGCCTTATCCTTCTGGGTCTCCCTCTACACACATTCACTACATAGCACCTATTACTAGTGAAAAGGACGTGGTTTTCACCATATCTTTCCAGGAAGTCTTAGCTATAGGACACTTATTCTTAAAAGGAAGAATTCTCAATGAGCAGGTAGTAGCCCTAGCTGGATCGGGTTTAAAACCTTCGTTAAGACGCTATGTGATTACTACTAGAGGTGCTGATTTCCAAAGCTTACTTCCCTTAGATGAGATCGCATCTGATCAGGTATCTCTAATTTCTGGAGATCCTTTAACTGGAAGACTTTGCGACAAGGAACATCTTCCTTGTCTCGGTATGAGAGATGCTACTATCTCTGTTATCCCTAATCCCCAAAAGCGGCAAGCTTTTAACTTTCTAAGGTTAGGTATTAATAAACCTACACTGACAAGGACCTATCTTTCCGGATTTTTAAAAAGAAAACACACCTACATGGATCCGGATACCAACCTCCACGGAGAAACACGCCCCATCATAGATACCGAAATTTATGATAAAGTTATGGCGATGAAAATCCCTGTTGTACCTTTAATTAAGTCTGTCATTACCAAAAACTTCGAATTAGCGTGCATGTTAGGGTTCTTAGAAGTGTGTCCTGAAGATTTTGCTCTTCCGACCTTCATAGATCCATCAAAAACAGAAATGCTCACGATAATCAAAGAAGCTCTAAAGCATTACGCAAAAGAAACAGGGATATTAAACCCAGAAAATACCGCAGATACAGAATAA